The following coding sequences are from one Halorubrum sp. BOL3-1 window:
- a CDS encoding cryptochrome/deoxyribodipyrimidine photo-lyase family protein produces MGHAEMDEDETRGDRAESSVGIDSTVPLACEIPTPSAVTEQANTTGTVVWHRKHLRIDDQLAVARADADADVACPLFVFDPTFYADSGLACDARIRFLHEAVASLDRLYATTLAPTVARTASDSRRQATGVTDAHDETTGETSDREIPLASPGEAGLTIGYGDPVTLLSRFVDAGWTVVTMATPTSRYGKRRDERARQACGDAITFVSGDGLVRGREWPRQNWSEHIESWLHGTQHAPDWDEHDTTRLTIDTGVSPASVDAAFGITPAKRKVPTGTHRTAVDRLHSFIDRIRAYPEHISAPQKARKGASGLSPFLNFGLLSVRQVHQAVTERAPSCRGRKMYTDRLVWNLHYNQKLVDWPGWTDTAVNPVFEGYNEDRHDPALVEAWKTGQTGFPMVDASMRCLAETGWLNFRMRAMCASFFSHVLQQPWWIGADWYHHHLIDSDVGINYTQWQSQAGLIGKPSQRVYNPRKQVRDQDPDGDWITDWVPELIPLPSQFLDRPERAPLAVQAECGVEIGSDYPRPVVDFEARREAFWSRYERDQARAANELARPEIAKQASFSGGYGAAKAIARNHGIDPQHESHDVQTSLPDISDTSERSKGDTTVSADEPLESSSRSAPEADDTAEVSMPTGAGQQAGEPSPDDRAAVAGSEAEGTTTDSKTDDESTEKSGQTTIDGFD; encoded by the coding sequence ATGGGCCACGCCGAGATGGACGAGGATGAGACGCGGGGAGACAGAGCTGAGAGTTCCGTCGGTATCGATTCGACGGTCCCGCTCGCGTGCGAGATCCCGACGCCGTCAGCAGTCACTGAACAGGCTAACACGACGGGTACCGTCGTCTGGCATCGCAAGCATCTCCGGATCGACGATCAGCTCGCCGTCGCGCGGGCCGACGCCGACGCCGACGTCGCCTGTCCGTTGTTCGTCTTCGACCCCACGTTCTACGCCGACAGCGGATTGGCGTGTGACGCGCGAATCCGGTTTCTCCATGAGGCCGTTGCGAGCCTCGACCGACTGTATGCGACGACCCTGGCACCGACGGTCGCGCGAACGGCGTCCGACTCTCGACGTCAGGCGACAGGGGTGACGGACGCTCACGACGAAACCACCGGCGAGACGTCGGACCGTGAGATACCGCTCGCGTCTCCCGGCGAGGCCGGACTGACGATCGGATACGGTGACCCGGTGACGCTGTTGTCGCGATTCGTCGACGCCGGTTGGACGGTAGTGACGATGGCGACGCCGACGAGCCGATACGGAAAGCGTCGAGACGAACGAGCCCGGCAAGCCTGTGGGGACGCAATCACGTTTGTTTCCGGCGACGGTCTCGTTCGCGGTCGCGAGTGGCCACGGCAAAACTGGTCAGAACATATCGAATCATGGCTCCACGGCACACAGCACGCTCCGGACTGGGATGAACACGACACGACGAGGCTCACCATCGACACGGGTGTTTCACCGGCGTCGGTGGACGCCGCGTTCGGTATCACCCCGGCGAAACGAAAGGTCCCGACCGGCACCCATCGTACTGCGGTAGACCGGCTACACTCGTTCATCGATCGGATACGGGCCTATCCCGAACACATCTCCGCCCCGCAAAAGGCGCGCAAGGGTGCGAGCGGGCTGTCGCCGTTCCTCAACTTCGGACTGCTCTCCGTGCGGCAGGTCCACCAAGCCGTTACCGAGCGCGCACCGTCGTGCCGCGGGAGGAAAATGTACACCGACCGGCTCGTCTGGAACCTCCACTACAATCAGAAACTCGTCGACTGGCCGGGGTGGACTGACACGGCAGTCAACCCTGTGTTTGAGGGGTACAACGAGGACCGACACGACCCCGCGTTGGTGGAGGCATGGAAGACCGGACAGACCGGGTTCCCGATGGTTGACGCTTCGATGCGGTGTCTCGCCGAGACCGGGTGGCTGAACTTCCGGATGCGTGCGATGTGTGCGTCATTTTTTTCACACGTGCTACAGCAGCCGTGGTGGATCGGTGCTGACTGGTACCATCATCACCTCATCGATAGCGACGTCGGCATCAATTACACACAGTGGCAAAGCCAAGCCGGCCTCATCGGGAAACCGTCACAGCGCGTGTACAATCCCCGGAAGCAAGTTCGAGATCAAGACCCCGACGGAGACTGGATCACTGACTGGGTACCTGAATTGATCCCACTCCCGAGTCAGTTCTTAGACCGACCGGAGCGAGCGCCACTCGCCGTTCAAGCCGAGTGCGGAGTTGAGATCGGTTCGGACTACCCTCGCCCAGTCGTTGATTTTGAAGCCCGGCGAGAAGCGTTCTGGTCACGATACGAACGCGATCAAGCGAGAGCTGCTAACGAACTCGCTCGGCCTGAGATTGCCAAACAAGCCTCTTTCTCTGGAGGCTATGGCGCTGCGAAGGCAATCGCAAGGAACCATGGAATCGATCCCCAACACGAGTCGCACGATGTCCAAACCTCATTGCCTGACATCAGTGACACGAGCGAACGGTCCAAGGGAGACACGACGGTAAGCGCTGATGAACCGTTAGAGTCATCGTCGCGGTCAGCGCCCGAAGCCGACGATACAGCCGAGGTATCGATGCCGACTGGTGCTGGCCAGCAAGCGGGCGAACCCTCGCCAGACGACCGTGCGGCTGTTGCCGGTTCGGAGGCCGAGGGGACAACTACCGACTCTAAGACTGATGATGAGTCCACCGAAAAGAGTGGGCAGACGACGATCGACGGGTTCGACTAA
- a CDS encoding cytochrome P450 codes for MAETPHSPPGLPVVDSAFKLGDDPIRYLTAVQEAYGGQYPIIQVDPLAGPTVNVILDPTLVHEVLGDRERFKRPNLGPQAQRRNGLLASDGDLWEQQRAVLQPEFVGGQLASYADTTGDAVEALLASWPEEGELDLWSETSALAMQVIARTLFSYDVTRDQCDAIHEAMQDLGEEFAFSPLATVLPQSLQPGPSEAFEEANEAIDALASDIVSWNRSQDEPPQNLLGALIEARQDPSIELSDNELLDQTALFITGGHETTALTITYAFYWLSQRPDVRERVRAEAQTVLDGDRPGWDDLAKLQLTERVIRETLRLTPAAWNITRAAQRPVRLGGYSLDEGELLLASPYAHGRDSSAWEASTAFRPERWGPDGDATRAHDSYFPFGSGPRSCIGRQLALTEAQFTLAHVLQAYNVEVLVDDFDFQPAVTLQPSGPVEACISKL; via the coding sequence ATGGCCGAGACGCCTCATAGTCCACCAGGACTGCCCGTGGTCGACAGTGCGTTCAAGCTGGGTGATGACCCAATCCGGTATCTCACAGCCGTTCAAGAGGCGTACGGCGGGCAGTATCCGATCATTCAGGTCGATCCGCTCGCTGGGCCCACGGTCAACGTCATTCTCGACCCAACGTTGGTTCACGAAGTCCTCGGCGACCGGGAGCGATTCAAACGGCCCAACCTCGGTCCACAGGCCCAACGGCGGAACGGACTGCTCGCGAGTGATGGGGACTTGTGGGAACAGCAGCGGGCTGTTCTTCAGCCCGAGTTCGTCGGCGGGCAGCTCGCTTCGTACGCTGACACGACAGGCGACGCCGTCGAGGCGCTACTCGCCAGCTGGCCTGAAGAGGGTGAACTTGATCTGTGGTCGGAAACGTCGGCGTTGGCGATGCAAGTGATCGCTCGCACCCTGTTTAGCTACGACGTGACACGCGACCAGTGCGACGCGATTCACGAAGCGATGCAGGACTTAGGCGAGGAGTTCGCCTTCTCGCCGTTAGCGACGGTCCTACCACAGTCGCTTCAACCAGGACCGTCGGAAGCCTTCGAGGAAGCAAACGAGGCGATCGACGCGCTCGCATCGGATATCGTGTCTTGGAACCGGAGCCAGGACGAGCCACCCCAGAATCTGTTGGGCGCGCTCATCGAAGCGAGGCAGGACCCTTCAATCGAACTGTCTGATAACGAGTTGCTCGATCAGACGGCACTGTTCATTACTGGCGGCCACGAGACGACAGCACTCACGATCACGTACGCGTTTTACTGGCTCTCACAGCGGCCCGATGTCCGTGAGCGCGTCCGCGCAGAAGCACAGACTGTACTCGATGGTGATCGGCCGGGATGGGACGACCTGGCAAAACTCCAACTGACTGAGCGGGTCATTCGTGAAACGCTACGACTCACCCCAGCTGCGTGGAACATTACGCGAGCCGCGCAACGACCGGTGCGCCTCGGTGGATACAGTCTCGATGAGGGAGAGCTCCTCCTCGCGTCACCGTACGCACACGGCCGTGACTCAAGCGCTTGGGAAGCATCGACGGCGTTCCGGCCAGAGCGGTGGGGCCCAGACGGAGATGCGACCCGAGCTCATGATTCGTACTTCCCATTCGGGAGTGGGCCCAGGTCCTGTATCGGTCGGCAATTGGCGTTGACCGAGGCGCAGTTCACCCTAGCACACGTCCTCCAAGCGTACAACGTTGAAGTGCTCGTCGACGACTTTGATTTCCAACCAGCAGTCACTCTCCAGCCGTCCGGGCCGGTTGAAGCTTGTATTAGCAAGCTGTGA